The proteins below come from a single Gimesia alba genomic window:
- a CDS encoding ABC transporter permease has product MKLVGYILKTLWGHRARTMLTVAGSAVALFVFCFIQSIQEGMNDLKQRQEARGSLIVFQANKFCPATSHLPQDYDQQISKFAGVKDVVPIQVFTNNCRASLDVVVFYGVPPNKLRTARDFQFISGNWTEFETHQDAAIIGQAVASRRGINVGDKFSIGDLSVNVAGIYQSDNPAEENYIYSHLEFLQRRQGVNLVGTVTQLEVILQPGTDPISVSDAIDERFRGGPVETNTRAKGVFQAKSLGDLSQLIEMAHYLGLACVGLVLALVATTTLMSVEDRIQEHAVLRTLGFSGFKVFGLVLAESTLLSLAGGLVGVGTALIILKLSSLSVGAEAVTVAFIPSLHLAWVGILLALGTGICAGIVPACYASRAEIVPALRHI; this is encoded by the coding sequence ATGAAGTTGGTTGGTTATATTCTGAAAACACTCTGGGGACACCGAGCCCGCACGATGCTTACTGTCGCCGGTTCAGCAGTCGCGTTATTTGTGTTCTGCTTCATCCAATCCATTCAGGAGGGGATGAACGATTTGAAACAGCGCCAGGAGGCCCGCGGTTCGTTGATCGTGTTCCAAGCCAATAAGTTCTGCCCCGCCACCAGTCACCTGCCTCAGGACTACGATCAACAAATTTCGAAGTTCGCAGGTGTGAAAGACGTCGTACCAATTCAGGTCTTCACGAACAATTGTCGTGCGAGTCTGGATGTCGTCGTGTTCTATGGTGTCCCCCCGAATAAACTGCGCACCGCGCGGGACTTTCAATTCATCTCCGGCAACTGGACTGAATTTGAAACCCATCAGGACGCCGCCATCATCGGACAGGCTGTCGCGTCCCGGCGCGGGATCAATGTCGGCGATAAATTTTCCATCGGCGACCTTTCAGTGAATGTCGCCGGTATTTATCAAAGTGACAACCCGGCTGAAGAGAATTACATTTATAGTCACTTGGAATTCTTACAGCGACGTCAAGGCGTCAATCTAGTGGGAACGGTCACACAACTGGAAGTCATCCTGCAACCAGGCACTGATCCGATCTCAGTCAGTGACGCCATTGATGAACGCTTTCGCGGTGGTCCTGTAGAAACCAACACGCGCGCCAAAGGGGTCTTTCAGGCCAAAAGTCTTGGTGACTTATCCCAACTGATTGAAATGGCACACTATCTGGGTCTGGCCTGTGTCGGACTGGTTCTGGCACTGGTCGCTACCACAACGCTGATGTCTGTTGAAGACCGAATTCAGGAACATGCGGTCTTGCGGACACTCGGCTTTTCGGGCTTCAAAGTGTTTGGACTGGTGCTCGCAGAGAGTACGTTACTCAGTCTCGCAGGAGGCCTGGTGGGAGTCGGAACCGCGTTGATCATTCTCAAACTTAGCAGTCTTTCCGTGGGAGCCGAAGCAGTTACCGTCGCCTTTATCCCCTCTCTGCATCTGGCCTGGGTCGGAATCTTGTTGGCGCTGGGTACGGGTATTTGCGCGGGTATTGTTCCTGCCTGTTATGCCTCACGTGCGGAAATCGTCCCCGCATTAAGGCACATTTAG
- a CDS encoding ABC transporter ATP-binding protein yields MSLVTINNLMKQYHKGGETITPLDQVSLQIEQGEFLSLMGASGTGKSTLLNLIASIDRPDSGSIIVDGTEITALSRSKLARWRAANMGYIFQTHNLVPVLTAYENVELPLLLLPMSRNERKKRVQVALQAVDLLDRADHYPRQMSGGQEQRVGIARAIVKHPKIVVADEPTGDLDPETSEQILDLLQRLNRELDITMLMVTHDSEAAHIADRQFYLDHGKLVLVSQERPQALATSGASSEEQL; encoded by the coding sequence ATGTCACTCGTCACCATCAACAACCTGATGAAACAATACCATAAAGGGGGTGAGACCATCACGCCTCTGGATCAGGTTTCACTCCAAATAGAACAGGGAGAGTTCCTGTCGTTAATGGGCGCCAGTGGAACCGGAAAATCAACTCTGCTGAATCTGATTGCCAGCATTGATCGCCCTGACTCCGGTTCGATTATCGTGGATGGCACTGAAATCACGGCACTCTCCCGCTCAAAACTGGCACGCTGGCGAGCCGCGAATATGGGTTATATTTTTCAGACACACAATCTGGTCCCTGTACTCACCGCCTATGAAAATGTGGAACTTCCGTTATTGCTGCTCCCCATGTCCCGCAACGAACGAAAAAAGCGTGTGCAAGTCGCGCTACAGGCAGTTGACCTACTCGATCGAGCCGACCACTATCCACGCCAGATGTCAGGAGGACAGGAACAGCGTGTGGGCATCGCCCGGGCGATTGTGAAACACCCGAAAATTGTCGTCGCCGACGAACCCACGGGCGATCTGGACCCGGAAACATCGGAACAAATTCTAGACCTGCTGCAACGGCTCAATCGAGAGCTGGACATTACAATGCTCATGGTCACCCATGATTCCGAGGCAGCGCATATCGCAGACCGGCAGTTCTATCTTGATCACGGAAAACTCGTCTTGGTAAGTCAAGAAAGGCCCCAAGCCCTCGCAACCTCCGGCGCCTCCAGTGAGGAACAATTATGA
- a CDS encoding HlyD family secretion protein, producing the protein MSQVDLSQLAIDRSAPSSVRGHTRLRFITRYLLPGTLLFGFLGLIYWVSHDLIFPPKPVTVMPVIVTQSKMRNAGTPLFQAAGWVEPRPTPIRVAALAPGVVEQLLVVEDQFVKQGEPIALLVKEDSELTLKHAIASMQLREAELQQAQATLKASQIRLDQPVHREAVLRAAEAALAKIETELKNLPFMVRRAKAEMNFAKNDYDRRISAKTAVTQRTIDESLTELESARAAYEELEGRKTSLVAERNALKARTDALQTEYELLTEETQARDENSAKVQAAAARLEQARVAVAEARLALDRMTIRAPVAGRIYRLIGHPGSSVGNMLTQMTGYDGSTVVTMYRPEMLQIRVDVRFEDIPKVSLNQPVQINNPALSQPVTGKVLYISSEADIQKNTLQVKVEIENASPLLKPEMLVDVTFLAPELQTESSESNEETRFYVPRKMLEQAESGQTFVWIVDQSTQIARRQQIEISQTTPGPLVEVTKGLNPTSHLISSSTADLMPGERIKITGESDQEGN; encoded by the coding sequence ATGTCACAAGTTGATTTATCACAATTAGCCATTGATCGCAGTGCGCCCTCGTCAGTCCGAGGGCACACGCGACTGCGATTCATCACGCGCTATCTCCTGCCGGGCACACTCCTGTTTGGTTTCTTGGGATTGATCTACTGGGTCTCACACGATCTGATATTTCCTCCCAAGCCAGTCACCGTCATGCCGGTGATTGTCACCCAATCGAAAATGCGAAATGCCGGTACGCCTCTCTTTCAGGCAGCCGGGTGGGTCGAACCGCGGCCCACCCCCATTCGCGTGGCAGCGCTCGCACCAGGAGTGGTCGAACAACTTCTGGTTGTGGAAGACCAGTTTGTCAAACAGGGAGAACCGATCGCCTTGCTCGTGAAAGAGGATTCCGAGTTGACTCTCAAACACGCCATCGCCAGTATGCAGTTAAGAGAAGCTGAACTACAACAAGCGCAGGCGACGTTAAAGGCGTCTCAAATTCGTCTCGACCAGCCCGTCCACCGAGAAGCAGTTTTAAGGGCAGCTGAAGCCGCGCTGGCGAAAATTGAGACCGAGTTAAAAAACCTGCCCTTCATGGTTCGCCGCGCCAAAGCAGAGATGAATTTCGCCAAAAATGACTATGACCGCCGGATTTCGGCAAAAACAGCGGTGACCCAACGCACCATCGATGAATCGTTAACCGAACTGGAATCCGCCCGGGCCGCCTATGAAGAGTTGGAGGGCCGCAAAACCTCTCTGGTCGCCGAACGAAACGCCTTAAAAGCACGTACGGATGCACTCCAAACAGAATATGAATTACTCACTGAAGAAACACAGGCCCGCGATGAAAACAGTGCCAAAGTTCAAGCAGCAGCCGCACGACTGGAACAGGCACGGGTTGCGGTGGCTGAAGCCAGACTGGCATTGGACCGCATGACTATCCGCGCGCCGGTCGCGGGCCGTATCTATCGACTGATCGGGCACCCCGGCTCCAGTGTCGGAAACATGCTGACTCAAATGACCGGCTACGACGGCAGCACCGTGGTCACAATGTATCGCCCGGAAATGTTACAGATTCGTGTCGACGTCCGCTTTGAAGATATTCCCAAAGTCAGTCTGAACCAGCCCGTGCAAATCAACAACCCCGCGCTGAGTCAACCGGTGACCGGCAAAGTCCTTTACATCAGCTCCGAAGCAGACATTCAGAAAAACACATTGCAGGTCAAAGTCGAAATCGAGAATGCATCCCCGCTACTCAAGCCGGAAATGCTGGTCGATGTGACGTTTCTGGCCCCCGAACTCCAGACCGAATCTTCAGAATCGAATGAAGAAACCCGCTTTTATGTCCCTCGCAAGATGCTGGAACAGGCAGAATCGGGCCAGACGTTTGTCTGGATCGTAGATCAATCAACACAGATCGCACGGCGTCAGCAGATCGAAATCAGTCAAACTACGCCAGGTCCCCTGGTGGAAGTGACGAAAGGTTTAAACCCGACCAGTCATCTGATCTCTTCTTCCACCGCAGACCTCATGCCGGGAGAACGCATTAAAATCACTGGTGAATCCGATCAGGAAGGAAACTAA